GACCCACGCGTGCTTGCCTGAATTGTCGACCCAGAGCGCATTGGCTGCCGCCACGTCCGAGAACACCAGCGCATCGAAGTCATTAGTGTCGGTGTCTCCATCCATGCCGCGAAAATCAAAGACGTCCTCGCCGTTGTCGAATTGTTTGACGCGGTCGAATTTGTTGCCAGTGCTTTCATTGGCGTTGCCATAGTGGACGGTGTCCCGATCCTGGTCATTGCCGAGCTTAATGGTGTCCTTGCCCTTGCTGCCGAAGAGGTGGTCAGCCCCCTTCCCGCCGTCGAGCTTGTCGTTGCCAAAGCCGCCGTCGAGCACATCGTCGCCGGCACTGGCAAATATCTTGTCATTGCCAACCCCGCCCATGAGGCTGTCGTCATAGCGGCCCGTCCTGATGGTATCGTTGCCCTTGTAGCCGTTCATATACACGCCGTCGAATTTCAGCGTGATCTGATCATCGCTCTCGAACAGCCCCATGAGGATGTCATATTCGTCGGTGTATTCGGGACTGTTCAAAGCCTGCACCAGAAGCGCGGTATCAATCGTAAAGTCCGAGAAACTGCCGACAGCGTTCAACGTATTTCCGTCCATCGGGCCCTCGACCAGCGCGGTGATGGTGCCCATTTGCATGACGCCGTTGCTGTCGGTGACGAAGTTGTAGCCGCCAAAGGCGATGCCCCAGTCGCTATCATCATAGGTCACGACCACCCAGTCCTGCGCCGAGATACCCCCGATCGTCAGGTCCGACAGCAGATATGGCGTGAACAGATCACCATCGATCACGTCCGAAATGCTGGCGAACTGGTTGGCGTCGGTGTCCACATAATTGATGACTGTCATTGCAAGCTCCGGTGTCTTTTGGGCTCCAGTCTGGGCGAACGGGGCTTGGAAATGTACCGTGGCACAGGGCTGGCGCGGGTCTCATCGGTATGGTGAACCGCCTCGAAAGACTTGCCGAAGCGGCCCCGCCCCATCAGGATGCGGGCATGACCTCAGCATCCGACATCATCCGCAAACTCGACCTCAAGCCCCATCCCGAAGGCGGGCACTATCGTCAGACATGGATCGCTGACGGGGACGGACGCCCCGCTGGCACCTGCATCTTTTTCCTACTGGCCGCGGGCGAGCGCAGCCATTGGCACAAGGTCGATGCGGCAGAGATCTGGCACTACTACGCTGGCGCGCCGCTGCTGCTGCGAACCTCTACGACGGACGAAGGCCCCGCGATCACGCGCCGCCTTGGCCCCGACGTCATGGCCGGTGAAGCGCCGCAGCTCATCGTCGCGCCGCATGAATGGCAAGCCGCCGAAAGCACCGGCGACTGGACGCTGGTCGGCTGCACCGTCTCGCCCGCGTTCCAATTCGAGGGCTTCGTCCTCGCCCCCGACGGGTTCGACATCCCCGAATAGCGTTACTGCGCCGCGATGTTCGCCGCCGTCTCGTCGGCAATCTGACCCGCCGCGCTTTCGACGTCGTGGATCGCAGTGAAGAGCTGGTTCATGTTCCGCATCTCGACGGCGCAAAGGTCGTTCAACTCGCTGATCCGCTGCGCGATCTTTTGTGCATCGTCGGACGACGACCGCAGTGCGTGGGCGCTATCCTCGACCACCTTCACGCTGTTTTCCACCTGTCCGAGCGCCAGCTGGATCAGCTCGTCAATCTCGCCCGCAGCTTTGGTGGCGCGCGCCGCAAGCTGCTGGACCTCGCCCGCAACAACCGTAAAGCCCTTGCCCGCGCTCCCTGCCCGCGCCGCTTCGATCCGCGCGTTAATGGCAACGAGGTGCGTTTGAAACGCGATCTCTTCGATGTCCTTCACAAACCGGCCCATATCAAGCGTCGAGGCCGCAATTTCCTTCATCCGCACGTTTGCCGCATCAACGACATTGCCGCCTTTGCTGGTCGTATCGCGGATATGCGCGGAGTCCTCGGCTGCGGCATGAAGCGAGTTCTGTACCTTTTTGACGGTCTCGAGGATCGTGTTGGTCTGTTCTGTCAACTTCACCATCTGGTCGGAGATGTGGACCGAGCGCGTCTGCGTCCGCTCATAAAGCTCGTTCGTATCGGACAGCTCACGGCTGCGCTGCTCCAGAATGCGCTGCGTTTTCGCCTTTTGCGCAGCAACCTCGGCCTGCGCTTCCTCCAGCGCGTCGATCATGATGGAAATCTCGTTCTTGCCGCGCGCGGGGTAGCGGAATGTTCCGTCGTGCACGCCCTCTTTCGCAGCCCGTGCGGTTATGGCGAAAACCGACAGGAACCCATTGACGATCAATCCGACCAGCACAGCGAACACGGCGAAGCCGACAAACACCATGCCGAACTGAACATAAATCGTTCGCAGCCGCGCGCTGGACAGTGCCTCCGCACTGCTCGCCAACTCTCCAAGAGCGATATCCTGAATGCTGATGAGCCGTCCCAGCTGTTCGAGCCCAAGCGACAGCACCTGCACCACGCTGCCCGTATCGACCTCTCCACCATCAACAGTGCCGCGTCGAAACGCCTCGCTGAATGCGGTGTCGACCTCAAGGAATTCAGCGACGATATCGGCATAGAGAACATCGTCCTCCAGCGGCGCGATTATGCTCTTGATATAGGTGCCATAGCGGATCAAGGCGCTCGCGTTCACCTCGGTTCGGTCCACACTGGCGAGGATGTTGATCTCCTGAATAATCAGGTTCTTGTACTCGCGGATGGCCTGCGAGACCTCGCGCACACGCTCGAATTCAGCGTGGAGGTCACCGCTCGGACCGACAAACAAGCGCGATTGCAGCTTGCGGTATTCATCGAAGAAAGCAGAAAAGTCCGCTTCGACTTCAAGCGCTTGGAAGTCCTCACGCCGCGCCTGCTCGCGAATGGCGGGGATCGTGCGGGCAAACTCGACTATATTGCCGAACTCGTCCAGCACACCAAGCTCCTCGTACTCCGGTCCGAATTCCAGCAACTCGGCCTCGGCCACGGCGGTATCCGTGCCGGACTGCTGCGCAGCCAGAATAGCGCCCGCTTCAGGCAACCGTGTCACCACGTAGGCGAAACCCGCGATGTATTCGATTTCCGCCTTGTTCACGACCTCCCGCGCCGCCTCCAGCACCACAAGCCGCCGCGCCGCATCCTGCGCGTTCACATAATCGCGGTAATGGTTCGACAGATCATGAAAACTGACCCACGCGATCCACGCAAACAAAGGTCCGATGACCAGCGCCGCAAGCCGACGGATGGGCAGTTTGGTAACAAGAGCTTGAGACAATTTCATGAGCACGTTCCATGGTTCCGCCCAGGCAGAAACGGCACGGATACCGCCCTCTTTATCGCGCAAGGGTATAGGACAAGGCGATCAAATTAGACCCGAGGTGTCCGACACGCACCGTAGCGTGTGCGTGTATCGCAAAACGTGTCAGCGACTGGTGAGATTTGAGGGGAAATGGCGCACCCAACAGGATTCGAACCTGTGGCCTTCGCCTTCGGAGGGCGACGCTCTATCCAGCTGAGCTATGGGTGCTTTTTTCCAAGTGGCCTACGGGAACCTATAGCTTCGCAGCTATAGGCCCGCAATGGCAAAATCAGGCGAAGAGTTCGTGGCAGAGCTCAAGCGCGTCGACGAGTTTGTCGACCTCTTCGCGGGTGTTGTACATGCCGAAGGATGCGCGGCAGGACGCGTTGATGCCGAGGTGATCCATCAGCGGCATGGCGCAGTGGCTACCGGCACGGACGGCGACGCCTTTTTTGTCCAGCACGGTCGAGATGTCATGCGGATGGCCCGCGCCGTCGATGGTGAACGAGAAGATCGCGGCCTTGTCGTCCGGATTACCTTGGAGGTTCAACCAGTTGAGACCACGAAGTTTTTCGTCCGCGTAGGTGCGCAGATCGTGCTCGTGACGGGCAACGTTCTCCATCCCTATGTTCATCAGGTAATCGAGCGCCACGCCCATGCCGATGGTCTGTACGATCCCGGGGGTGCCGGCCTCGAACTTCATCGGGGCGTCGTTGTAGGACACCTCGTCACGGCCGACTTCGCGGATCATATCGCCGCCGCCCATGAAGGGGCGCATCTCGGCCATCCGCTCTTTGGCGATGAACATCGCGCCGGAGCCCGACGGGCCGTAGAGTTTATGGCCCGTGATCGCGAAGAAATCGCAACCGATGTCCTGCACGTCGACGGGCATGTGGACCGAGCTTTGCGAGCCATCGACGAGGACCGGAACGCCCTTTGCGCGAGCACCGGCGCAGATGGTTTTCACATCCACGATCGTGCCCAGCACGTTCGAACAGTGCGTGACCGCGATCAGCTTGGTCTTCGGGCCGATCGCGTCCAGAACGGCCTGCGGATCGAGGTTGCCATTCGCATCCGGCTCGACCCATTTCAGCACCACGCCCTGACGTTCGCGGAGGAAGTGCCACGGCACGATGTTGGCGTGGTGTTCGAGGACCGACAGCAGGATCTCGTCGCCGGCTTCAAAGCGCGGCGCGGCCCACGCGTAGGAAATCAGGTTGATCCCCTCGGTGGTGCCGGAGGTGAAGACGATCTCGTCCTCGCTCGGCGCGTTGATGAACTTGCGGACGATGTCGCGGGTGCTCTCGTATTTCTCGGTCGCGAGGTTCGACAGGAAATGCAGGCCGCGGTGGACGTTGGAATATTCCTCGGCGTAGCCACGGGTGATCGCGTCGATCACTACCTGCGGCTTTTGCGCAGACGCGCCGTTGTCGAGGTAGACAAGCGGCTTGCCGTTCACCTCTCGCTTGAGGATCGGGAAATCGGCGCGGATTGCATTTACGTCAAACATCTCAGGCCCCCTTTTCGGCCTCCGTCAAAGTCAGCAGCAGGATTACGGCAAATGCCGCGAGCCAGAGGCCACCGATAAAGTGGGTTCCCGGAACGGCGCCGTTCAGACCGAGCAGCAGCCCGTAGAACAGTCCGGCGGGCGACGTGGCGAGCAATGTCCAGAACATCGCGAGCCGCGCCGTAAAAAACGTGCCCTTACCGCCAAGAACCTTGGCAATGAGATGGGCAACAGCCGCAAGGCCGTAGAACAGCAGCGGCCAGATAAAGATCCAGCCGAGCAGGCTATAGGCCACAAGCTGGCTCATTTCTTCGCCGGTGATGTGGGCCTGACGGGCAAGCGCGGGCCATTGGGAAATGAAGACGATGAAACAGCCGCCCATCAGGAAGGCCAGTGCACGATCTTCGCGTTTTCCCATTGCGAGCAGTTTGCGCATCACCGCACGCGGCGCGCGCCACGTGCGGATCATGTCACGGCTCACGCTCATGCGCGGCGACGCTCCAGCCAAGCAGCCAGACGCTCGGTCAGTTCGGCAGCGAGGTCTTCGTTCTCGATCTCGGCGACCGCTTCGGCGAGGAACGACAGCGTCAGCAGGTCGGTCGCTTCCGTTTTGCTCACACCGCGCGAGCGCAGGTAGTAAAGAGCGGTCTCGTCAATCGCGCCAACGGTCGAGCCGTGCGAACATGCCACGTCGTCGGCGTAGATTTCCAGCTCGGGCTTGGCGAGGAAGTTGCTGTCATCATCGAGCAGCAGACCCTGCGAGATCTGATAACCGTCGGTCTTCTGGGCGCCTTCCTTCACGAGGATCTTGCCTTGGAACACGCCGGTCGCACCGTTGCGCAGCACCTTCTTGAACACCTGACGGCTTTCGCAGCGCTCGGCGTCGTGGGTGATGAAGACGGTGTCGTCGTGGTGGAAATCACGCCCATCACCGAGGCAGGCACCAGCCACATGCGCAATCGCATCGTCGCCGGTCAGCTCAATAACGGTCTCGTTGCGGGTGAGCACGCCGTTGACGGTCATGGTGAACGACTTGAACGCGGATTCAGAGCCGAGGCGGGCGAACAGACCCGTCACAGCACGGCGCTCGTGGTCACGGCCCTGCGCACGGATGTGGTGGAACGCGCCGGTGTCGGCCACGTCGACCTCGGTGACCTTGTTGAAACGGGCCGCAGCGGGGCCGTTTTCCAGCAGGGTGACCGAAGCGCCCTCTTCGACCTTCACAACGTGGTGGAGGATCGCGTCAGAGGTTTCGTTTTCGTGCAGGTACTGGATGTGGACCGGACGGCTGACGTTGCCGGTCGCGCGGATGACGATGCCATCGGTCGCGAACGCGGTGTTCAGCACGGCGAACGGACGCTCGACCGGAGTCTGGCCCGCAGTTTCGAGCTTGCCGTAGAGGTCTTTGACCCAGTGGATGTCGGCGGACATCGCGTCGGCGAGGCGCGCGATTTCCAGACCGTCCTGCGACAGATCAGAGGACTGCGCGGCATCGAACACACCGTCGACAAACACGATCTTCAGCGCGTCCGCACCCGCAAACAGCGGCGCTTCGTCGCCGTTGTCGAACACGGCAGCGGTGGGCGCCTCGGGAGCGACCAGCGACGCGGGGTTGGTGTAGCGCCAGTATTCGTCGCGCTTGATCGGCAGCCCCATCGCGGTCAGCCGGTTCAGCGCATCCTGACGCAGTTCGGTCGCCCAAGCAGCACCTTCCGGCAGCGTGAGAGCGGCCAGACGGGCCTCGGTCGCGTCAGCTTTGAGCTTCGGCAGCGCCATTACTGCACCTCCGCCAGAAGGTCTGCATAGCCGTTGTTTTCAACTTCGAGAGCCAGCTCCGGACCGCCCGACTTGATGATGCGGCCGTTTGCCATGATGTGCACGACGTCCGGTTTGATGTGGTCCAGAAGACGCTGGTAGTGCGTGATGACGAGGAACGAGCGACCTTCGTCGCGCAGTGCGTTCACGCCGTCGGACACCAGTTTCATCGCGTCAACGTCGAGGCCGGAGTCGGTCTCGTCAAGGATGCACATCTTCGGCTCCAGCATTGCCATCTGGAGGATCTCGTTCCGCTTCTTCTCACCGCCCGAGAAGCCGACGTTCACGGGACGCTTGAGCATGTCGGCGTCGATCTTGAGGGTCTTGGCCTTTTCGCGGACGATCTTGAGGAAATCGCCAGCGCTGTATTCCTCTTCGCCGCGTGCCTTGCGCTGTGCGTTCACAGCGGTGCGCAGGAAGGTCATGTTCCCAACGCCCGGAATTTCGACGGGGTACTGGAACGCGAGGAACAGGCCCGCCGCAGCGCGCTCTTCGGGCTCCATTTCCAGCAGATCAACGCCGTCGAGGGTCGCTGCGCCGTCGGTGACTTCGTAGCCGTCGCGGCCCGACAGAACGTAGGACATGGTCGACTTGCCCGAACCGTTCGGGCCCATGATGGCGTGAACTTCGCCAGCGCCGATCTTGAGGTCGACGCCCTTGAGGATCTGCTTGTCCTCTTCTTCAAGTTTGACGTGCAGGTTCTTGATTTCCAGCATTTAATTCTCCTAGCCGCCGGTGCGGCACATCGGCCCGAGGCCGTTCATTCCAAGCGCGAGACGCGCGATTAATCCAGCGAGACAGCGGTGCCCGAGGCCGAAACCATGAGCATCTGTCCGATAACTTCGTAGTCGAGATCGACACCAATCACCGCGTCAGCACCGCTCTCGGCCGCGCGGACTTCCATCTCGCGCAGGGCCGTTTCACGCGCATCTGCGAGCTTCGCCTCGTAAGCGCCCGAGCGCCCGCCGATCACGTCGGTGATCGAGGCGAAGATGTCCCGCACGACGTTTGCGCCCATGATGGCCTCGCCGGTGACGATACCGTGGTATCCCGTCACGCGGCGACCTTCGATGCTGTTGGTGGTGGTGACGATCATCCGACCGATCCTTCGAGCGAGATGGCAACCAGCTGCTGTGCTTCCATCGCGAATTCCATCGGCAGCGCCTGAAGCACTTCCTTACAGAACCCGTTCACCACGAGAGCCACGGCCTCTTCTTCGTCCATGCCGCGCTGGCGGCAGTAGAAGAGCTGGTCGTCGTCCACCTTCGAGGTGGTCGCTTCGTGTTCAACGCGCGAGGAGTTGTTCTTCACCTCGATATACGGAACCGTGTGGGCACCGCATTCCGAGCCGATGAGCAAGCTGTCGCACTGGGTGTAGTTGCGGCTATTCTTTGCCTTCGGGTGCATCGACACCAGACCACGGTAGGTGTTCTGCGCCTTACCGGCAGAGATACCCTTGGAGACAATGCGCGACTTGGTGTTCTTGCCAAGGTGCACCATCTTCGTGCCGGTGTCGGCCTGCTGCATGTTGTTGGCAATCGCGATCGAGTAGAACTCGCCCTGGCTGTCATCACCGCGCAGAATGCACGACGGGTATTTCCAGGTAACAGCCGAGCCGGTTTCAACCTGAGTCCACATCACTTTCGCACGGTCGCCGCGGCAGTCCGCGCGCTTGGTGACGAAGTTGTAGATGCCGCCCTTGCCGTTCTCGTCGCCCGGATACCAGTTCTGGACGGTCGAGTATTTTACTTCAGCGTCTTCCTCGACGATGATCTCGACCACAGCCGCGTGAAGCTGCGCGGTATCGCGCTGCGGCGCGGTACAGCCTTCGAGGTAGGACACATACGAGCCCTTATCCGCAATGATCAGCGTACGTTCGAACTGGCCGGTGTTTTCCGCGTTGATACGGAAATAAGTCGACAGTTCCATCGGGCAGCGAACGCCCGGCGGCACGTAGACGAACGAGCCGTCCGAGAACACAGCCGAGTTCAGCGTGGCATAGTAGTTGTCGGTCGCCGGAACGACGGAGCCGAGGTACTTCTTGACCAGTTCGGGATGCTCGCGGATCGCTTCGGAGATCGAGCAGAAGATTACGCCCGCCTTCTGAAGTTCCTTCTGGAAGGTCGTACCGACGGAAACGGAGTCGAACACCGCGTCCACAGCAACCTTGCGGTCGCCTTCCTTGTAGTCCTCGGCACCTTCGACGCCTGCGAGGATCATCTGCTCCTTGAGCGGAATACCGAGCTTTTCATAGGTCGCGAGCAGCTTGGGGTCGACCTCTTCGAGCGACTTGGGCTTTTCGACCATGCTCTTGGGACGCGCATAGTAGTACTGGTCTTGAAAATCGATCTTGGGATAATCGACCATCGCCCAAGTAGGCTCCTCCATGGTTTCCCAACGCTCGAAGGCCGACAGACGCCATTCGGTCATCCACTCCGGCTCTTCGTTCTTGTCCGAGATGAGACGCACGATATCGGGGTTCACACCCTTAGGCGCGTACTCCATCTCGATATCGGTTTCCCAACCGTATTTATATTTGCCCGAAAGCTTTGCAACGGCATCGACAGTTTCCTGATCGACCCCTTCCTTCACTTCGGTTCGGTCCAGTGCAGCCATGACCTTTCCCTTTCTTACGCGGCTTTTGCGCGCATCTTTTTATATCGATCAACCCAAGCGTCGGCGAAGGCCAACACATCGGCTTCAGTCGTTTCAATTCCCAGCGAAACTCGCGTCGCGCACGCGGCATCCGCTTCGTCAAATCCCATAGCGCGGAGCACTTTGCTCGCCTTCACCTTGCCGCTCGAACAGGCCGAGCCGGCAGAGATGGCGAACCCCGACAGGTCCATATTCATGACCTGCGTCTCGCCCTTCCAGCCGGGTGTCACATAGCAGGACGTGTTCGGCAACCGCTTGGCGGTCTTCCCCACAAAGATAGGTACGCCCGCGCCATCAGCAATGCGCTCTTCCATCAAATCGCGCAGCCTTGCGATCTCGTCCCAGCGGCCATCCGCCAGATCTTTCTGGGCAGCTTCGGCAGCGGCGGCAAAGCCTGCGATCCCGATGATATTCTCGGTACCCGCACGGCGTCCCATCTCCTGCCCACCGCCTTTCAGCTGCGCAGACAGATCATAGCCCTGCGGAATGACCAGCGCGCCAACACCCTTCGGCCCGCCCAGCTTGTGAGCCGATACGAACACCATGCCGACACCGGCCCATGCATAGGAAAACGGGATCTTCCCGAAGGCTTGCGTGATGTCCGACACCGCCAGCCCTTCCGGCAGGTCCTGAATGATACCCGTCTCCGAATTGGCAAGCTGCAACGTCGACCCGGCCGGATCGGTCACAGCCACAGCGCCATCTCCGTGCACATCGAGCGACGGCTCGACCCACGACAGCACAGCTTCGTGCTCGATTTCCGAGCCCAGCAAACCGCGCCCCGCGCAAGCCAGCGCAGCAGCTTCGGTGGAGCCGGAGACGAACACGATATCCGCGTTCCCAGCCCCCAAAGCCTCCGACACCTGACGGCGCGCTTTTTCCATCAGCGACTTTGCAGCGCGGCCCTCGGAATGCACCGAACTTGGATTGCCCGCGACATCCATCGCGGCAACCATTGCCTCGCGCGCCTCGGCCCGCAGCGGCGTCGTCGCATTATGATCAAGATAGACCCGCTTCACGCCGCCGCCCTTTTCACTTTGAAAAAAATACCTCGGGGGAGGCCGCCAACGGCGGACGGGGGCAGAGCCCCCACATATGCGGCGTCAAAAGTCACTCGTCGACCACTTCGAACAGCGACGGCACAGCCGGACACGGCGCAAGGCCGTTGCTTACTACATCGGACAGACGCGCCTGATGGAGGAACACATAGACATGCGCCGACAGACCTTCCCAAAGGCGGTTCGTCAGCGATTGCGCGCGGGTGCCGGAGTTCGCGCCGGATGCGCCAACGCCTTTGTGCATTGCACTTACGGTCTCGTCTACCGCAGCGAGAATATCGGCCACGCGGATGTCCGACGGCACCTTTGCCAGCTTGTAACCACCGCCCGGACCACGAACGGAATCCACCAGGCCCTCGCGGCGAAGCTTCACAAAAAGCTGCTCAAGGTACGGCAGAGAGATGTTCTGACGCTTGGAAATCTCCGCCAGCGTCACCAGCGAACCGGCGGGCTGCAAAGCGAGATCGGCAAGCGCGACAACGGCATAACGGCCTTTGGTGCTCAGTTTCATAGCTTTCAGACGGCTCCGATAAAGCGTTACAATATTGACGGATGCGGCTGACGTCATTACTTCGAGACCCAGCCCCGGCCCATCATGTAGGCCGGATTTAGAATCCTTCTAAGATGCCCGATGAATTTCGTCAAGAAATCCGGACACCAACTGCACAGGGACCCGAATGCCCGAAGTAATTTTCCCCGGCCCCGAAGGCCGGCTCGAAGGCCGTTACCACCCGCAGAAAGATCGTGACGCTCCGATCGCCATCGTTCTGCACCCGCACCCCCAGTTCGGCGGCTCGATGAACCAGCGCGTGGTCCACAAGCTGCACTACACGTTCTACAACATGGGCTTCACGGTTCTGCGGTTCAATTTCCGCGGCGTCGGTCGCAGTCAGGGTGAATACGATCAGGGCATCGGCGAGCTTTCGGATGCGGCATCGGCGCTGGACTATCTCCAGTCGATGAACACCGGCTCGAAGCACTGCTGGGTCGCCGGTTTCTCGTTCGGCGCATGGATCGGCATGCAGCTTCTGATGCGCCGTCCGGAAATCACCGGCTTCATCTCGGTCGCTCCGCCCGCGAACATGTATGACTTCTCGTTCCTCGCGCCCTGCCCGTCTTCGGGTCTGATCATCAACGGCAGCGCCGACCGCGTCGCGCCGCCGGCAGATACCGTCAGCCTCGTGAACAAGCTGCACGACCAGAAGGGCATCACCATCACCCACGAGGTTGTCGAGGGTGCGGGCCACTTCTTTGACGACGAACACCTCGAAACCATGAGCGATTCCGTCAAAGGTTACGTCCGTCGCCGCCTGACGGAGAATACGAGGTAATCCATGTCGCTCACCAACGAGCTCGCCGAAAAGCTTGCGCTTGATACCATCAACGCAGCCGACGCAATGGAAGACCCGAACCTCGTTCAGGACGTGTCCAATGTGCTGGGCGCGTCCTCGCAGACCACGCAGGAAGCGTTCATGACGGCTGTGCGCGTGATCAACTCAGAGCGCCGCGCACGCCGCTACCTCGAACAACGCATCGCAAAAGCGCGCGGCGACCAGTAATGGCCGCCGCATCCCGCATTGCCCGCCAGTTTGCCTTTCTCAACGAGGCAGACCGACTGAAAGGCGTGGACCGCGCCAACCTGATCCTCGATTGCAGCCGCGAAGAAAACAGTGCCGAACATAGCTGGCACCTGATGCTCTACGCGATGGTGTTCGGCGCGAACCAACCGCCCGAGGTCGACGTCGACCGCGCGATCCTGATGCTCATGCTGCATGATCTGGTCGAGATCGACGCAGGCGACCATCCGATCCATCTGGGCCACGATCCCGCCGTCGTCGCTGCCGCTGAACAAAAGGCCGCCGACCGTCTGTTCGGCATTCTGCCCGAAGACCAAGGCACGCACCTCCGCGCCGTCTGGGACGAATTTGAAGCCGGTGAGACGCCGACCGCTGCCTTCGCCCGCCGCTGCGACATTGCGCAACCGATGTTCCAGACGATCTGCGGCACAAGCCCTCGCCCCGACCACATCGAGATCGTGCGCAATAACATGTCCGGTGGCCGCGCCCGTCCCTTGGCCGAGCACTGGGCCGAGGCTTACGAACATGCCGCTGCTCTGCTTGACGGCGCGGAAAGCACCGCGACCGATGACTTCCTGAGCCAACTCGCCTTCGTCAACGAGGCCTGCCAGCTCAAGGGCGTCTACCGCGCCACTCGCCTGCACGACGGCAGCCGTCATGAGAACAGCGCGGAGCATAGCTGGCACAGTGCACTGCACATCTACATCCTCGCCGAGCATGCGACCCGCGAGATCAACGTTGAAAAAGCCGTGCGGATGCTGGTGCTCCATGATCTCGTTGAGATCGACGCGGGCGACAATCCGATCCACGGCAATGTCGACCACGCCGCGCAAGAGGCCGCCGAACTGGCCGCCGCTGACCGTTTATTCAACATCCTCCCCGACCCGCAGAACGCCGTATTCCGCGCCCTATGGGACGAATTCGAAGAAGCGACGAGCCCCGAAGCCCATTATGGCAAGGCTATCGACCGCACCTCGACCCCGCTGGCAAACCTCGCCAATGGCGGCGGAAGCTGGGTGGACTATAATGTGGGCTATGACCAACTGGTCGAACGTGTCGGAAAGCCGATCTCTCGCGGGGCGCCCGCGGTGTGGGAAGAGCTGGACCGGATGCTCAAGAGTTATCCGCTTTTCGCGGGCAGCTAAACTCGGTATACATTGGCATACAAAGTCTGGTCAAAGCCTTCGGGCCACGCTAGATACTCCTCATACTCACACATACACGGAGTCGCCTCATGACCAAGATCAAGGTGGAAAATCCGGTCGTCGAACTCGACGGCGATGAAATGACCCGCATCATCTGGGATTTCATCAAACAAAAGCTCATCCTCCCGTACCTCGACCTCGATCTGAAGTACTACGACCTCGGCATCGAAGTGCGTGACGAGACCGAAGACCAGATCACCATCGATGCGGCCAACGCGATCAAGGAATACGGTGTCGGCGTCAAATGCGCGACGATCACCCCTGATGAAGCGCGTGTCGAGGAATTCGGCCTCAAGAAGATGTGGCGCTCGCCCAACGGCACGATCCGCAACATCCTTGGCGGTGTTGTTTTCCGTCAGCCGATCATCTGCCGCAACGTCCCGCGCCTCGTTCCGGGTTGGACGCAGCCGATCGTTGTGGGCCGTCACGCATTCGGCGACCAGTACCGCGCGACCGACTTCCACTTCCCGTCGGCAGGTAAGCTGACCATGAAGTTTGTCGGCGAAGACGGCACCGAGATCGAGCGCGAAGTCTACAACGCGCCCTCCGCCGGCGTGTACATGGGCATGTATAACCTCGACGACTCCATCATCGACTTTGCCCGCGCATCGCTGAACTA
Above is a window of Marivivens aquimaris DNA encoding:
- a CDS encoding YbjQ family protein, translating into MIVTTTNSIEGRRVTGYHGIVTGEAIMGANVVRDIFASITDVIGGRSGAYEAKLADARETALREMEVRAAESGADAVIGVDLDYEVIGQMLMVSASGTAVSLD
- the iscR gene encoding Fe-S cluster assembly transcriptional regulator IscR, giving the protein MKLSTKGRYAVVALADLALQPAGSLVTLAEISKRQNISLPYLEQLFVKLRREGLVDSVRGPGGGYKLAKVPSDIRVADILAAVDETVSAMHKGVGASGANSGTRAQSLTNRLWEGLSAHVYVFLHQARLSDVVSNGLAPCPAVPSLFEVVDE
- the sufC gene encoding Fe-S cluster assembly ATPase SufC, whose translation is MLEIKNLHVKLEEEDKQILKGVDLKIGAGEVHAIMGPNGSGKSTMSYVLSGRDGYEVTDGAATLDGVDLLEMEPEERAAAGLFLAFQYPVEIPGVGNMTFLRTAVNAQRKARGEEEYSAGDFLKIVREKAKTLKIDADMLKRPVNVGFSGGEKKRNEILQMAMLEPKMCILDETDSGLDVDAMKLVSDGVNALRDEGRSFLVITHYQRLLDHIKPDVVHIMANGRIIKSGGPELALEVENNGYADLLAEVQ
- a CDS encoding cysteine desulfurase family protein, whose protein sequence is MKRVYLDHNATTPLRAEAREAMVAAMDVAGNPSSVHSEGRAAKSLMEKARRQVSEALGAGNADIVFVSGSTEAAALACAGRGLLGSEIEHEAVLSWVEPSLDVHGDGAVAVTDPAGSTLQLANSETGIIQDLPEGLAVSDITQAFGKIPFSYAWAGVGMVFVSAHKLGGPKGVGALVIPQGYDLSAQLKGGGQEMGRRAGTENIIGIAGFAAAAEAAQKDLADGRWDEIARLRDLMEERIADGAGVPIFVGKTAKRLPNTSCYVTPGWKGETQVMNMDLSGFAISAGSACSSGKVKASKVLRAMGFDEADAACATRVSLGIETTEADVLAFADAWVDRYKKMRAKAA
- a CDS encoding alpha/beta hydrolase, coding for MPEVIFPGPEGRLEGRYHPQKDRDAPIAIVLHPHPQFGGSMNQRVVHKLHYTFYNMGFTVLRFNFRGVGRSQGEYDQGIGELSDAASALDYLQSMNTGSKHCWVAGFSFGAWIGMQLLMRRPEITGFISVAPPANMYDFSFLAPCPSSGLIINGSADRVAPPADTVSLVNKLHDQKGITITHEVVEGAGHFFDDEHLETMSDSVKGYVRRRLTENTR
- a CDS encoding HD domain-containing protein, translating into MAAASRIARQFAFLNEADRLKGVDRANLILDCSREENSAEHSWHLMLYAMVFGANQPPEVDVDRAILMLMLHDLVEIDAGDHPIHLGHDPAVVAAAEQKAADRLFGILPEDQGTHLRAVWDEFEAGETPTAAFARRCDIAQPMFQTICGTSPRPDHIEIVRNNMSGGRARPLAEHWAEAYEHAAALLDGAESTATDDFLSQLAFVNEACQLKGVYRATRLHDGSRHENSAEHSWHSALHIYILAEHATREINVEKAVRMLVLHDLVEIDAGDNPIHGNVDHAAQEAAELAAADRLFNILPDPQNAVFRALWDEFEEATSPEAHYGKAIDRTSTPLANLANGGGSWVDYNVGYDQLVERVGKPISRGAPAVWEELDRMLKSYPLFAGS
- the sufB gene encoding Fe-S cluster assembly protein SufB, with the protein product MAALDRTEVKEGVDQETVDAVAKLSGKYKYGWETDIEMEYAPKGVNPDIVRLISDKNEEPEWMTEWRLSAFERWETMEEPTWAMVDYPKIDFQDQYYYARPKSMVEKPKSLEEVDPKLLATYEKLGIPLKEQMILAGVEGAEDYKEGDRKVAVDAVFDSVSVGTTFQKELQKAGVIFCSISEAIREHPELVKKYLGSVVPATDNYYATLNSAVFSDGSFVYVPPGVRCPMELSTYFRINAENTGQFERTLIIADKGSYVSYLEGCTAPQRDTAQLHAAVVEIIVEEDAEVKYSTVQNWYPGDENGKGGIYNFVTKRADCRGDRAKVMWTQVETGSAVTWKYPSCILRGDDSQGEFYSIAIANNMQQADTGTKMVHLGKNTKSRIVSKGISAGKAQNTYRGLVSMHPKAKNSRNYTQCDSLLIGSECGAHTVPYIEVKNNSSRVEHEATTSKVDDDQLFYCRQRGMDEEEAVALVVNGFCKEVLQALPMEFAMEAQQLVAISLEGSVG